The following are encoded in a window of Pseudalgibacter alginicilyticus genomic DNA:
- a CDS encoding DUF6146 family protein, whose amino-acid sequence MKIFVSIILITLFLFNCNTSKTIGLKKNEHTENIKQNDTVKIANAELEYEIIIIDPGFSGWLASMAKPEGYYSQSYLENRNFIYVTEWNQRVNQPQQYNPNLYEMSIDYQSNIDYGYDVNYKLYNYFIYFQLTYKQQLAGFVPRI is encoded by the coding sequence ATGAAAATATTTGTTTCTATCATACTTATTACGTTATTTCTTTTTAATTGTAATACAAGTAAAACAATTGGTTTAAAAAAGAACGAACATACAGAAAACATTAAACAGAATGATACTGTTAAAATAGCCAATGCTGAATTAGAGTATGAAATTATTATTATTGACCCTGGTTTTAGCGGTTGGTTGGCCAGCATGGCAAAACCCGAAGGCTATTATTCGCAAAGCTATCTTGAAAATAGAAACTTCATTTATGTCACGGAATGGAATCAGCGTGTAAATCAACCACAACAATACAATCCTAATTTATACGAAATGAGTATAGATTATCAATCAAACATCGATTATGGCTATGATGTAAACTACAAACTTTATAATTATTTTATTTATTTTCAATTAACCTATAAACAACAATTAGCTGGATTTGTTCCCAGAATTTAG
- a CDS encoding DUF6787 family protein: MKKLKERWGVENNWQIIIIFIVFAITGSTASYIGKPILNFLNITPETFTTVGYWVVRIVLLFIVYQFMLVFFGWVFGQYKFFWGFEKKMLRRIGFKRFVD; encoded by the coding sequence TTGAAAAAACTTAAAGAACGTTGGGGTGTAGAAAATAATTGGCAAATAATAATAATTTTTATTGTTTTTGCTATTACTGGCTCAACAGCATCCTACATAGGCAAACCCATTTTAAACTTCCTAAATATTACTCCTGAAACTTTTACAACTGTAGGTTATTGGGTAGTTCGTATTGTACTGCTATTTATAGTATACCAGTTTATGTTAGTTTTTTTCGGGTGGGTATTTGGACAATACAAATTCTTTTGGGGTTTTGAAAAAAAAATGCTTCGCAGGATTGGCTTTAAACGCTTTGTTGATTAG
- a CDS encoding TonB-dependent receptor has protein sequence MHVIFKSLFLLVFVPIYSQNSISGTISNSNTNESLAYVNVYLPKLEKGTVSDENGFFKIDNLPSGNHEILFSFIGFESKSRIIKIPMSENLNIQLATSAIEMKDIIISTPFHKLQRDNVMKVEQENIKTLKANGAMTLADGIGNIAGVESITTGIGIGKPVIRGLSSNRVLVYVQGVRLENQQFGDEHGLGINDTGVESVEVIKGPASLLYGSDALGGVLYINPEKFANNNASSGDVGTIYFSNTQGFLTTAGVKSSTETFKFLFRGSVASHSDYKTEDYRVTNTRFKEQDFKAGIGYQKAHFKNEFRYNVNTSKLGIPEEIGSQSTEKTPLLPYQEITNHVFSNKSTVFFTDSKLDINLGFIYNDRKEFEEEHHHDDEAHEEEEHEHENDDILEAALHMKLNTINYDVKYHLPNSEKIETIIGVQGMNQTNKNYGEEQLIPDATTNDIGVLATSHIHFEKADVQLGVRFDNRTIAVVSGINKNFNSLNGAAGVKTNITKNMVARLNLATGFRSPNLAELTSYGSHEGTNRFEIGNKNLKSEQNFQMDLSIEYNDKHWEVFANGFYNTINNYIYLSPDSSVIDETPVYNYLQNDANLYGGEFGIHLHPHPIHWLHVESSFETVIGKQNNGDYLPLIPANSINNVIRVEFDKNRLQESYAFIKIKSTFNQNKVSLNETNTEGYNLLSAGIGGTVQFLKNNLTINISGNNLTNKTYINHLSRLKPDGIFNMGRNIGLGLRYHF, from the coding sequence ATGCATGTAATTTTTAAGTCCTTATTTTTATTAGTTTTTGTTCCTATTTATTCCCAAAACAGTATTAGTGGCACTATTAGCAATAGCAATACAAATGAATCATTGGCTTATGTAAACGTATATTTACCGAAACTTGAAAAAGGCACTGTTTCTGATGAAAATGGTTTTTTTAAAATTGACAACTTGCCTTCAGGAAATCATGAAATATTATTTTCTTTTATTGGTTTTGAATCAAAATCAAGAATCATAAAAATTCCAATGTCTGAAAACTTAAATATTCAACTAGCTACTTCAGCTATCGAAATGAAAGATATTATTATTTCAACACCTTTCCACAAATTACAACGTGATAATGTGATGAAGGTAGAACAAGAAAACATAAAAACACTTAAAGCCAATGGTGCCATGACCTTGGCAGATGGTATTGGAAATATTGCTGGAGTAGAAAGTATCACTACTGGTATTGGTATTGGCAAACCTGTCATTAGAGGCTTGAGTTCAAACCGCGTTTTAGTATATGTACAAGGTGTTAGATTGGAAAATCAGCAATTTGGAGACGAACACGGATTGGGCATTAATGACACTGGAGTTGAAAGTGTTGAAGTCATTAAAGGTCCTGCTTCCCTACTCTATGGTAGCGACGCTCTTGGAGGTGTACTGTATATTAATCCAGAAAAATTTGCTAACAATAATGCATCCTCTGGAGATGTTGGTACTATTTATTTCAGTAATACTCAAGGTTTTTTAACAACTGCTGGTGTAAAATCATCTACTGAAACTTTTAAATTTTTATTTAGAGGAAGTGTTGCTTCACATTCTGATTATAAAACTGAAGATTATCGCGTTACCAATACCCGTTTTAAAGAACAAGATTTTAAAGCTGGTATTGGTTATCAAAAAGCACATTTTAAAAATGAATTCAGATATAATGTAAACACATCAAAACTCGGTATACCAGAAGAGATTGGAAGTCAATCTACAGAAAAAACACCTTTGCTGCCATATCAAGAAATTACCAATCATGTTTTCAGTAATAAATCAACTGTATTTTTTACAGACTCGAAATTAGACATCAATTTAGGGTTTATTTATAACGATAGAAAAGAGTTTGAAGAAGAGCACCATCATGACGATGAAGCACATGAAGAAGAAGAACATGAACACGAAAATGACGACATCTTAGAAGCAGCACTTCATATGAAGCTCAATACGATCAATTATGATGTAAAATATCATTTACCAAACTCAGAGAAGATTGAAACCATCATTGGTGTTCAAGGTATGAATCAAACCAATAAAAATTATGGCGAAGAGCAATTAATACCGGATGCAACAACCAATGATATTGGTGTTTTAGCAACGTCACATATTCATTTTGAAAAAGCCGATGTACAATTAGGTGTTCGATTTGATAACCGAACTATAGCAGTAGTTTCTGGAATAAATAAGAATTTTAATAGCTTAAACGGTGCCGCTGGTGTTAAAACCAATATAACAAAAAACATGGTGGCTCGGCTTAATTTAGCTACTGGATTCCGATCACCAAACTTAGCTGAATTAACATCTTACGGAAGTCATGAAGGAACAAACCGCTTTGAAATAGGCAACAAAAATCTAAAAAGTGAACAGAATTTCCAAATGGATTTGTCAATAGAATATAACGATAAACATTGGGAGGTTTTTGCCAACGGATTTTATAATACCATCAACAATTACATTTATTTATCACCAGATAGTAGTGTTATAGATGAAACGCCTGTTTATAATTATTTACAAAATGATGCCAATTTATATGGTGGCGAATTTGGAATTCACTTACACCCGCACCCTATACATTGGTTACATGTAGAATCTAGTTTTGAAACCGTTATTGGCAAACAAAATAATGGAGACTATTTGCCTTTAATTCCTGCAAATTCCATAAACAATGTTATTAGGGTTGAATTTGATAAAAACAGGTTGCAAGAAAGCTATGCATTTATTAAAATTAAAAGTACATTTAACCAAAACAAGGTTAGTTTAAATGAAACCAATACAGAGGGCTACAACTTACTAAGTGCTGGCATTGGAGGAACAGTTCAGTTTTTAAAAAATAATTTAACTATTAACATTTCTGGAAATAACTTAACCAACAAAACCTACATCAATCATTTATCACGCTTAAAACCAGATGGCATTTTTAATATGGGACGAAATATTGGATTAGGACTTCGTTACCATTTTTAG
- a CDS encoding aspartate:alanine exchanger family transporter produces MEFLNATYLALFLIICIGFIIGNIKIKGISLDVSAIIFVALLFGHFGVTLPDILQKIGLILFIYTIGLQAGPGFFESFKAHGKNLVILTTVVVFSAAIITFLSIEFLDIDKSIAIGLMAGALTSTPGLATAIDVTQSPLASIGYGIAYPFGVIGVILFVKLYPKIFRINLNKEEEDYIAKMKGHHDKIIRSNFKVENEGVIGRTIADLQIRSMTKGVVSRVLHKNEAFVPKKDTVLHKGDYIRVVGTEDALKRVELLIGPKSNVKIPLGEAFVVQSYLMTKTELVNKSLGELNLKANFNATITRIRRSGIDLSPNSTLKLQIGDKLMISSHKSSVSQISRLIGDNESRLSDTNFFPLTLGIVIGILVGGVSLVFGDSFTFNLGLTGGVLIVAMVLGRIGKTGNMLWVMSGNSNQLLRQLGLMFFLAVVGTKAGATLVETYLQYGIKLFLIGGLITFIPMVLAAIVARMFFKINILILLGTLTGSMTSTPGLAAVDSMTKTDAPSIAYATVYPIAMVFLIICTQILGLMF; encoded by the coding sequence ATGGAGTTTTTAAACGCAACGTATTTAGCCCTGTTTTTAATTATTTGTATAGGGTTTATAATTGGAAACATAAAAATTAAAGGTATTTCGCTTGATGTTTCTGCAATCATATTTGTAGCCTTATTATTTGGGCATTTTGGTGTTACATTACCAGATATTCTACAAAAAATTGGATTAATCTTATTTATTTATACTATCGGATTACAGGCTGGTCCTGGTTTTTTCGAGTCATTTAAAGCACATGGTAAAAACTTAGTTATACTTACAACAGTAGTGGTGTTTTCTGCAGCTATAATTACCTTTTTATCCATTGAGTTTTTAGATATAGATAAATCTATTGCAATCGGTTTAATGGCCGGGGCATTAACCAGTACACCAGGATTGGCAACCGCTATTGATGTAACACAATCGCCATTAGCCTCCATTGGTTATGGTATTGCATATCCTTTTGGGGTTATTGGAGTTATTTTATTTGTTAAATTATATCCTAAAATTTTTAGAATAAACCTTAATAAGGAAGAAGAGGATTATATCGCTAAAATGAAAGGGCATCATGATAAAATTATTAGGAGTAATTTTAAAGTTGAAAACGAAGGTGTAATAGGTAGAACAATTGCAGATTTACAGATTAGATCTATGACAAAAGGGGTGGTGTCTAGAGTACTTCATAAAAATGAAGCTTTTGTACCTAAAAAAGATACTGTTTTGCATAAAGGAGATTATATAAGAGTTGTTGGAACGGAAGATGCCTTAAAACGTGTTGAATTATTAATAGGTCCAAAATCTAATGTTAAAATTCCTTTAGGAGAGGCTTTTGTAGTACAATCGTATTTGATGACAAAAACAGAGTTGGTTAACAAATCTTTAGGAGAATTAAATTTAAAGGCTAATTTTAATGCCACAATCACTCGTATAAGAAGAAGTGGTATTGATTTATCTCCTAACTCCACACTGAAGCTTCAAATTGGAGATAAACTAATGATTTCAAGTCATAAAAGTAGTGTGTCTCAAATATCAAGACTTATTGGGGATAATGAGAGTAGACTTTCAGATACCAATTTTTTCCCTTTAACCTTGGGAATTGTTATAGGTATTTTGGTTGGTGGAGTTTCTTTGGTTTTTGGAGATTCTTTTACTTTTAATTTAGGATTGACTGGAGGGGTACTTATAGTGGCCATGGTTTTAGGAAGGATAGGAAAAACAGGCAATATGCTTTGGGTAATGAGTGGAAATTCCAACCAATTGTTGAGGCAATTAGGGTTAATGTTTTTTTTAGCAGTTGTAGGTACAAAGGCAGGGGCAACCTTAGTGGAAACCTATTTACAGTACGGAATTAAATTATTTCTTATTGGAGGCTTAATTACTTTCATTCCAATGGTATTAGCTGCAATTGTTGCACGTATGTTTTTCAAAATTAATATTCTAATTCTCTTGGGAACACTTACGGGTTCTATGACAAGTACACCGGGATTAGCAGCTGTAGATAGTATGACAAAAACAGATGCCCCATCTATTGCTTATGCAACAGTATATCCTATTGCTATGGTGTTTTTAATTATTTGTACTCAAATTTTAGGATTGATGTTTTAG